A window from Dromaius novaehollandiae isolate bDroNov1 chromosome 37, bDroNov1.hap1, whole genome shotgun sequence encodes these proteins:
- the BGN gene encoding biglycan: MAGLVLLALALGAGALPFEQRGFWDFALDEGPGAPAGGRAARQAPPPPAEADDSGDGGDEASGAFPASGAPDAEAEAEAQPPPYGGLCPFGCHCHLRVVQCSDLGLTEVPKDIPPDTTLLDLQNNHITELRPHDFRGLHNLYALVLVNNGLRRVHAGALAPLRRLEKLYLSHNRLAAIPAPLPPGLLELRIHDNRIRAVPRRAFRGLRHVNCIEMGGNPLENSGFEPGAFDGLKLNYLRISEARLTSVPKDLPETLRELHLDHNRIQTLERDDLKRYGQLARLGLGHNEIREVAEGSLSPLGALRELRLEHNRLRRVPPGLPGLRLLTVVYLHGNRIARVGAQDFCAPPGAKRAHYQGLSLFGNPVAPGAVPPAAFRCLADRLALHFGNYK; this comes from the exons ATGGcggggctggtgctgctggcgctggcgctgggcgCAGGGGCGCTGCCCTTCGAGCAACGCGGCTTCTGGGACTTCGCGCTGGACgagggccccggggcgccggcgggggggcgggcggcgcggcaggccccccccccccccgcggaggCGGACGACAGCGGCGACGGCGGCGACGAGGCCTCGGGCGCCTTCCCCGCCTCGGGCGCCCCCGacgccgaggccgaggccgaggcccaGCCCCCCCCCTACGGCGGCCTCTGCCCCTTCGGCTGCCACTGCCACCTGCGCGTGGTGCAGTGCTCCGACCTCG GGCTGACGGAGGTGCCCAAGGACATCCCCCCCGACACGACGCTGCTGGACCTGCAGAACAACCACATCACCGAGCTGCGTCCCCACGACTTCCGGGGCCTGCACAACCTCTAC GCGCTGGTGCTGGTGAACAACGGGCTGCGGCGGGTGCACGCGGGGGCCCTGGCGCCGCTGCGGCGCCTGGAGAAGCTCTACCTGTCGCACAACCGGCTGGCGGCCATCCCCGCGCCCctgcccccggggctgctggaGCTGCGCATCCACGACAACCGCAtccgcgccgtgccgcgccgcgccttCCGCGGCCTGCGCCACGTCAACTGCATCG AGATGGGGGGCAACCCCCTGGAGAACAGCGGCTTCGAGCCCGGCGCCTTCGACGGCCTCAAGCTCAACTACCTGCGCATCTCCGAGGCCCGCCTCACCAGCGTCCCCAAGG ACCTCCCCGAGACCCTGCGGGAGCTGCACCTCGACCACAACCGCATCCAGACCCTGGAGCGTGACGACCTCAAGCGCTACGGGCAGCTCGCCCG gctggGCCTGGGCCACAACGAGATCCGGGAGGTGGCCGAGGGCAGCCTGAGCCCGCTGGGGGCCCTGCGGGAGCTGCGCCTGGAGCACAACCGGCTGCGCAGggtgcccccggggctgcccggcctgCGCCTCCTCACG gtggtGTACCTGCACGGGAACCGCATCGCGCGGGTGGGGGCGCAGGACTTCTGCGCGCCGCCGGGGGCCAAGCGCGCCCACTACCAGGGCCTGAGCCTCTTCGGGAACCCCGTGGCGCCGGGCGCCGTGCCCCCCGCCGCCTTCCGCTGCCTCGCCGACCGCCTCGCCCTCCACTTCGGCAACTACAAGTga